From Pirellulales bacterium, one genomic window encodes:
- the fliW gene encoding flagellar assembly protein FliW produces MWINTTRFGRLEVGANDRLLFPAGILGLEDCREWVLLADAENDALGWLQSTARREIAVAVISPRRFVAGYQLRVSRSELAPLELTEPRQAQVLVIVGKNEGTITLNLKAPLVVNLQRHLGRQVIANNDYPIQYELNVTRRLLKTA; encoded by the coding sequence ATGTGGATCAACACAACTCGTTTCGGTCGGCTCGAAGTCGGCGCCAATGATCGGCTTCTCTTTCCCGCGGGAATCCTCGGGCTGGAGGATTGCCGCGAATGGGTCTTGCTGGCGGATGCCGAGAACGATGCCTTGGGTTGGCTGCAGAGCACGGCGCGTCGCGAAATCGCGGTGGCGGTGATTAGCCCACGTCGGTTTGTGGCAGGCTACCAATTGCGCGTGTCGCGAAGTGAACTTGCGCCGCTCGAACTGACCGAGCCGCGGCAGGCCCAAGTGTTGGTCATCGTCGGCAAGAACGAGGGCACAATCACCCTAAACCTTAAAGCCCCGCTGGTGGTCAACCTCCAGCGGCACTTGGGGCGACAGGTGATTGCCAACAACGATTATCCGATTCAATACGAACTAAACGTCACGCGTCGTTTGCTTAAGACCGCGTAG